The sequence GTTTTTGACCCCGGAGAGGGCAAGACAATGCCGGTTCGATTCGTTGTTGAGCCGGGTCTGCCTGAACAGTACAAAACGATTACACTTTCTTACACTTTTTTTGATAATACTGATAAATCAGTAAAAAACTAACAACAGGGGAAGGCTATGTCCACAACTGCTTATTACATACCGCATAAAGCTACGTGGCCTATCATAGGCACGGGCGGACTTATGTTAACTTTGGCAGGTTTTGCCAATTTCTTGAATGGATCATCCATCGGTTCAACCATGATGATCATGGGATTCATGACGTTTATTGTTATGTTGGCCGGTTGGTTCAGCTTGCAGGCAACGGAAAGCGAGTCCGGCATGTACAGTACTCAGGTCGGTATTTCTTACCGCATGGGCATGATGTGGTTTATTTTTTCAGAGATTATGTTTTTTGCCGTTTTCTTCGGCACATTGTGGTATACCAGAAATTTGTCAGTACCCTGGCTGGGAGGCTTGGGCGACGGTCCTGGTCGTTCGTCACACTTGTTGTGGGAAAATTTTACAGCGCAGTGGCCGACAAACGGTCCCGGTGAAATCGGTGGTGAATTTGAACCTATGGGTGCATGGGGTTTGCCTTTACTGAATACATTGATCCTGCTGACCAGCGGTGTCACGTGTACATGGGCTCATCATGGCCTTTTAGCTCAAAAACGTGATCAGCTGATTAAAGGCTTGATTGCAACCGTAGCACTTGGATTTATGTTCGTTGCATTTCAGGCTATTGAGTACCATGAAGCCTACACTGAAATGGGCTTGACTCTCGGCTCGGGCATTTACGGTTCAACTTTCTTCATGTTGACCGGTTTTCACGGTTTTCACGTCTGCGTGGGCGCCATTATCCTGTCAGTTGTTCTGTTTCGCAGCTGGAGAGGTCATTTTAAGCCGGAAAACCATTTTGCATTCGAAGCAGCCGCCTGGTATTGGCATTTTGTTGACGTCGTTTGGTTAGGTTTATTTGTGTTTGTCTATTTACTCTAAAGTAACAGCAACACAGTAATTAAAGCGCTGCTTTACGCAGCGCTTTTTTTTTGTAGCGGCCTGACTTTTCAGAGGGTTGGGAAGAGTGCGTCAATATTATAAAGAGCAATCGCCCGGATCTCGTTCTTACTGCTTAATTTCTTCCTGGTTTGTTTTATTATGCAGTCTTGCGCCAATGCCATGGGGCTCAATAAGTCCTGTAACCACAGCGATAAATATAAAAATAAACAATAAGACTGATAGAGTAATTCTTACCGTCAACGCATTAACTGTTTTTGTGGAATTTTCCTCAGTGCGTTTTACTAAATGAAAGAGAGCTGAGCCTAAGCTTAAGATGATGCCTATAAATGCGATGCCGATAAGAATTTTGATAATCATAAATTATATGTGTAAACGTCAAAAACAAGGATATTCTCAGTTATTCAATCCGTCTTGCCAATAGAGTATTAAAAAAACAATGAACAGAAAGATTCGTGTAAAAGGCTTTTACATTAAATCGGTTCCATTAATCGCTTATCTTTGTTTTTTGGTCTTATTGCTGTCGCTGGGTAATTGGCAATTAACGCGGTCTAAAGAAAAAGCCCTCTATATCTCTGAATTAAACCGGAATGCTGATCTACCTAAAATCCCGTTAACAGCTGATTTGATTGAGACAGCCAAGTCATTGCGGTTTCAAGCAGTTGAAGTTACCGGGCATTACGATGATCAACATCAGTTTTTACTGGATAACCAGGTTCGTCATGGTAAGGTAGGCTATTTTGTCATGACCCCTTTTTATCTGAACGGTTCAACGCTTTCTATTTTAGTGAATAGAGGATGGGTTCCTGCAAATCCGGATAGAAATCAGTTGCCTGATATCACCGTGCATGAAAATCAAATGACTATTACCGGTAGAATTAATCATTTCCCCGGTTTGGGCGTAAAACTGAAAGGTGCGGAAATTCCTACGGATACCTGGCCATCGGTGGTGCAGTTGATTGACTCGCTGGTTTTGGCAAAAAAGATTAATCGGCCTTTAGCGGATTTTCAGATTGAATTGCAGCCTGAATCTCCAGATGGCTATGAGCGGTCGTGGCATATTTCTGTAGAAATAACGCCGGAAAAACACATTGCTTATGCCATCCAATGGTTCGGATTGGCCGTGACACTCACCGTTTTATTTGTTTGGTACAGCTTAAAAAAATCTAATGAATAATCAACAAAAGAGAAATCAACGACTGATACTCGCCATTTTTGGCATGTCGGTCATCCCTTTTATTATTGCCTGGTATCTGGCCAAGCATCCTGAAACTGTGGCCGGCAGAACCAATTACGGTGAACTGATCATTCCACCCATCACGACTGAAAGAACTGATTTGACCGGATTTGATCAGTTCTCCAGTGACAACCTGAATGAGCTTAAAGGTCGCTGGGCCATGATTAATCTGATTCCGACATCCGATTGCAATCTTGACTGTAAAGAATCGATATTCAAATCAAAACAATTACTACTGATGATGGGCAAGGATTTAACTAGAATCCGAAGAGCTGTCATGGTCTTTGAAGGGGTTACCGTTGATACACAGGGCGCCTGGTGGTCTGAAGATAGCCGGTTATTGAAAGTGAAACCGAATCAAGCGCTGCAAAAAAAAGTAGAAGCATTAAAGCAGGGCAAAGTACCTCATGGCATGTTGATATTAATGGATCCGCTTGGAAATCTGATGATGCACTATCAATCCGGGTTTGATCCTTACAAGGTCAAGAGCGACCTTAGGAAACTTCTCAGCATTTCACAAATTGGATAGACGATGTTTAGAAAAATTACATTTCTGTGTTTTTTTATCGCTTTGCTGCTCGTGTTATTCGGCACTTATGAACGGCTATCTGATGCCGGTTTAGGTTGCCCGGAAGGACCAGGTTGTCACAGTCAGCTGGTAAATCCAGATGATCTTGATTTTCAACAACAATTACCAGTCAATGAGCCCGTTCAAGGGCATGAGATTATTAAAGTCTGGAAAGAATTGGGGCATTTCTACCTTTCCGGCATAGTGTCAGTATTGGCCGTTATTTTATTCCTCAGCGCATGGTTTCAGACCCGGCATAAGCTATCGGCAGTTTTGGGAGCAAGCGGCATTCTGCTGCTGGTGACATTGCAAACGTTTACCGGCTTGATTAACTTGGGTCTTAATGTAATGCCGGAAATCGCCAGCGCTCATTTAGTGCTGGGTTTTTTTACCGTTTGGATGCTGTTTTGGCTGTGTTTAAAAACACATCCTGATCTAGAAAAATCAGAAATTTCCGGATTCTCAAGTGCTTACTTTTTGAGTACCTTCGGTATCCTATTGTTGCTGCTACTCATCCTGTCCGGCATCTGGGTAACCGGCACCGGCTCCGGGATGGCTTGCTCCGGTTTCCCTCATTGCAATGGGAAATGGTGGCCTGAAGCGGATTACAAAGTGCTATTGCAAGTACTTGGCGGAATGTCTGCCGGTAATGAAGCTCAAGTCGCGATTAATTGGTTACATCGGATGACCGCTCTGATCAGTTTTATTGTCTTGAGTAGCGCTGTCGGAGCGGCAAGCACTTCAAATAACGCTAAAAGAGTACGCATTGCGAGCCTGAGTCTGGCTGTTCTTTTATTGCTGCAAATGATGGCCGCAGCCTTTATGGTGATTGCAAACCTGCCTTTATGGGCGGTTTCAATGCACAGCAATCTGGCCTTTTTACTCATGTTGCCGCTGCTCGCCATCCGTTTATACAGCCGCTATGAATTTAAAGGCGAAACTGATCTTGTGCAGCCAAAATTAGCCCCTGTGGGCGAACACAAAGCGCCACCGGTCAGAGTTGTGCCTTCCGAAGCCATCTACAGAGAGCCGGAGCCGGAATCCCTTTATTCAAGGCTTAAATCACAATTACAGAGAACCCGGACCGGTTTGGGCTCTTTGTTGAATGCGATCCCGATAGGACAGAAAACGATTGATGATGAGGTTCTGGAAGAGATTGAGGCTAATTTGTTGATGGCGGATATGGGCATGGATGTCACCACCTTTATCATCAACAAACTGAATAGCCCGGCTGTTAAGGAACAGATAAAGCAAGGCAGCACGCTATCAGATGTACTAAAACATGAATTATTGACCATTCTGAAACCCTGCTGTGAACCCCTGGTTATTCCCAAGCAAGAAAAGCCTTTTGTGATATTGGTTGTAGGGGTAAACGGTGCTGGTAAAACAACGACCATCGGCAAGATGGCAAAGAGGCTTCAAGCTCAAGGTCATAGTGTCATGTTGGCCGCAGGGGATACCTTCAGAGCTGCGGCAGTCGAACAGCTTCAAACCTGGGGCGAACGTAATAAAATTCATGTTGTCGCGCAGCATACCGGAGCCGATTCGGCATCCGTCATTTTTGACGGTTTACAATCGGCACAGGCTAAAGGCGTTGACGTATTGATTGCCGATACTGCAGGCCGGCTGCATACAAAATCCAATTTGATGGATGAATTAAAAAAAGTAAAACGGATTATGACTAAACTTGATGAGGACGCCCCTCACGAAGTGCTGCTGGTTTTGGATGCAGGCACAGGGCAAAATGCGTTGTCACAAGCACGGCAATTCAATGAGACGGTAAAATTATCCGGCATTGCTTTGACAAAACTCGATGGGACTGCGAAAGGCGGAATCATCTTTGCTCTAGCCAAACAGCATGCTATTCCGATCCGCTATATTGGCATTGGTGAAGGCATTGATGATTTGCAGGATTTCGATGCAGAAAAATTTGTCGATGCCCTATTTCTGACTGATAACTGACTATGTTGAAATTTGATCATGTCTGCAAGCGTTACCCTGAAGTGGGTGACGTCTTGTCAGATGTAACTTTTCATTTAAAGCCCGGTGAATTTGCATTTCTTACAGGGCACTCAGGTGCAGGAAAAAGCACCCTGTTGAAATTGATCGCACTGATGGAGCGATGCAACCGGGGTAATGTGCTGCTGGACGGACAAAATTTGAACAAAGCCAAAAACAGGCACATCCCTTATATAAGAAGGAAATTAGGTCTGATTTTTCAGGATTTCAAATTGCTCAATGACAGAACTGTTTTTGATAATGTGGCTTTACCTTTAGTTATAGCCGGACATGGCCATCAGGAAATCAGCCGTCGTGTTCGTGCGTCACTGGATAAAGTCGGTTTATTGGGTAAAGAGAAAAAATACCCTCTCACCTTGTCAGGGGGTGAGCAACAGCGGGTCGGTATCGCGCGAGCGGTGGTTAACAAGCCGCCGTTGATATTGGCCGACGAACCAACGGGTAACCTCGATCCTGAGCTTTCTGCAGAAATAATGAAATTATTTGAGGATTTTCAGCAAGTAGGCGTGACTATATTGATAGCCACTCATGACATTCCACTGGTCAAAAAAATGGGTCATCGCGTATTAAAGCTGGATCATGGCCGCATGGTGGCGAGCTGAGACATGAGAAAAGAGTATTACCGAAAAACTAAAGCGCCGGTTCGAAAAAAAAGTCTGGCGTCCAGTCTGGGCGATAAATTACATGCTTATATGGATATTCATGCCCATGCTTTTTTTTCCAGTCTGGGGCGCTTGGTTAGATCGCCGTTTTCATCCATCATGACCATTGCAGTCATGTCCATTGCCATTGCTTTATCGGCCGGGTTTTATTTGTTCGTGGCAAATATTCAGCAACTAACCGACAGTTTTGAAGACAGTAATCACCTGTCCGTATTTTTGAAAGAACAAGTCAGTGATCAAACGGGTGCAAAATTAGCAGAGACCCTGCGCAAACATGGCAATATTCAAGACACAAAGTTGATATCCAGAGCCCAAGCATTAACGGAATTTCGTGAATACAGCGGCTTTGGAGCTGCCATTGATGCATTGGACAAAAATCCTTTACCTGCTGTAATTCAGGTGATGCCTTCGTCTGAATCAATGACGCAGCAACAATTGGAACAACTTCGTAATACCCTTTCACAACTGCCTGAAGTGGATCAGGTTCAGCTGGATTTGGAGTGGGTCAAACGATTGCAGTCCATCTTGGCATTGGCTGAGCGAGGCGTCACGTTATTGAGCACAATATTCGGCATGGGCGTCCTGTTTATTACCGGCAATACCATTCGTCTTGAATTACACAATCGCCGCGAAGAAGTCATCATCGCCAAGCTGGTCGGCGCTACAGACCGCTTTATCAGCCGGCCTTTTCTTTATACCGGATTTTGGCTGGGTTTATTATCCGGAATAACAGCCTGGCTTATTGTGACGGTGATGATGATGGTATTACAGACACCCGTAGATGAACTGTCCAAGCTCTATGACGGCATATTTAACGTCCTCTATCTGGGATTTACAGAGGTTATCGTTCTTTTTGGGATATCCACTTTATTAGGGGTCTCAGGAGCATGGTTAGTCCTGGTTTATCAGCTCAGGCAGTTAAATCCGGAATAATCCTTTTTTAACCGGCTATTTTTTACTGTATTGTTGCCGCCATCTGGCGAATTTTATTGATGTTTTCCCGTTTTTATGGAGATGTCCTGGCTTTTTAGGCGGCTCTATTTGTATTAATTGTTGTTCAGGCTGGGATTGCCAACCCAGATGGCATGGATGTCAATGGCAGGAGCATGTCCTTGTATTCTGAATCCCGACAGTCCCCTACATGTAGTTTCTTGATTTCATAATCGGCATTTCTTGCACTTATTCACCATTTTCATCTCAGATTAACTGATTTTATAAATTCAGTTTTTCTCACATTAATTGCACCTATCTTTTAGTCTTCTCACATTAAGTGATTTTATCGATCAGAATTTCCCACATTATTTGATTCTATCTGACGCCCAAGCTGAGACCTCAGTTTTTATAAAATACCGAGTTTATGAATCTCTTTATTGAATTCATCAACCCTGGCCGCTGGCAATTGCCCATTGAAATACGCCCGGATTTCACTTTTCCGGGCATTCAAATGTTCGCATAAAGCCATTGTGTTATAGCCCTGCCGGGCTAATTTAGGTTCCAAGGTATTTAAATCTGGCGATAACACGGCTTCTATAATCTCGACATTGACTGGTTTTGTCCCTGTGGTGGCTCCCTTTATTAAAGCGAGCGTCAGGTAATGGCAGATTTGTAACGGGGTAATTAATCGTTCCGCTAATAGATTAATGGCATCCGGTGCAACGATGTCATGAATTGGCGTTTTAGGCTTGCTACACTGCTCCAATACCCATTCGATATACCGCTGTTTCTGTTGTCCCCAACTGTCCAGGCTAAACAATTTGGCTCGGGCGCCGATTTCTTCCATGGCCGGCCTGTTGAGGTCATTACCCAGTTTCGGGTGACCCACCATGATAATGGTCAATGTACCTTTAGCGTCCTCAATCGTTTCTATTAACTGTTTTAAGCCAATTAACGTCCGCCAATGAAGATCGTGGGCGCCATCTATAAAGAAGGCGATCGGTTTGTTAATTTTACGGATCAATTCCTGAAGTTTCCTTTCCCTGATTTCAGCTTGGGTTGGCACCTTAAATTCTTTCGCCGTCGGCAAGTCGGCAAACAACGCGGTATATAAGGTGTTGATATTGACGCGGGGTTTATCGGTTGCCAACGATTTGGCAACGATAACCTGGTTCTTCTTTTTCAGGCTATCCTGGAAATGCCTGATAATGGTCGTCTTACCGACTCCGACAATGCCGGTCAGGGCGATTATTCCCCCTGATAAGACCGCGATTTCAAGACTGCCCAATACGCCTTTAAAAGCTTCCGTCTCAAAGTAATCTGTTTTATCGAAGTCCTTCACTAAGCCATAGTATTGCATCATTTCACCATACATTAGTCGCCTCCCGAGCGCTCAACCGAGCTTAAAGTAAAATACGCACGAACTTTTTCCAGTACTGCTTTCTTATCCAGCGATTCATCGAGGATAGTATTGATCGCTGCCATTTGCAGATCGGTCAATCGGGACAACGGCTTGCCCAGATAGTCGGCAATGGCCGTCTTCGCATCCAGCTTGTTTTTAAACGTGGCCGTTTGCAGGAAAGGGTTATCATCAAACGGGGTGGAATTCGGTTTTTCCAGGTGCAGGATATTGGCTTGGGTCAACAGAGCTTGATCACTGCTTTTGCTGTCGGATAACGCGGAACTCGGCAGGCTGATGGCTTTGGCCAGTTGCCCAATCCGATCTGCCTTAACTTCAACGCTGCTCTTTTTGTGTTTACGGAACTTGCCGAAGGGAATGGGGCCTTCCTCCGGATAAAAAGGCCCCTGTTTTTCGTTATTAAACTCGACATAGAGCTCATTATCGAACAGCCCCCAGAGCAGGGTGACTTCCTGTCCCGCCATCTCATGGCTCAATTGATAGCGAATACCGTCAATACCAACACAGCCGTTGCTGTCCGCTTTGCGCTGTTCAGGCTCGCGGGCAAAGGTGCGAAAACGCTCCCAGCTGCACATTTCCCGGAAACCTTGCGACGGCAGGTTAAGCAGCCAATCGTCCAGCCTGGAATGATCTTCATGCCGGTGATCCATAGCGTTATATTCCTGTAAATACTTGTGTAACCAGGCGTTGGCTTCTTCCAGTGATTCCGGCTGCTGGAGATGATACAGGGTTTCCAAGGAGCATTTAATGGTCAGAAACGAGCGTTCAACCTTACCCTTTGAGCGCGCGGTAGTGCGGCGGCCATCACTGCCCTTTGGCATATGCACCCTCACTTCAACGCCAAGTTGCTTCATGACCCATAGAAAGACGCGGCTTTTCGAGACCGGGCCGGCATCCATGTAAATAACCGCAGGGATACCCTGGAACGGGCAGTTCTTGTCTTTCTTGGGGGACATTGCATTAAACAGGAACAGGAGCGCGGTCATCGCATCTTCACCTTTGACCAGATGATATTCTTGATAACAAAACCCGCTTCGGTCATCGGTGACACCGGCCAAGGCCATATAGTGTGAATCACCTTTTGACTCTGTATTTGCAAATGCCGGTTTTTTAAAGTCTGACGGCGAGAAATCAAATTGCCAGCATTCGTTACTGTGAACGGCCTGGAAGGGCGTCCAGGGTGGCTCGATGGCCAAGGTGCGTTTGTCATAACCCCATTGTTTTAAATAACGGCTAACCGTGCTAAGTTTGAGCAATCCGGGTTCAACCTTAATGAGTCCTTCCGAGGTTTCAATGCCATGTTTGGTCAGAAGGTTGATACAGGCTCTGGTTGATAAGTGCCGTCCTTTTTTGTTGGTTGTCCGAAGTTTTAGCGCGGCAATCAATTCGCAATAACGCCGCATGTCTGCTTCGGGAATACATCTTGGTTGATTGTAATCGCTGCGCAGTGCTAAATAAGGTAGCTGGTGGTTCCGTAATAACCGGTGAACTGTTGATGCCGAAACCCCAAACGATTCGCAGGTTTCCTCAATGAGTTGTTGGCGTTTGGCGTTTCGTGGGGACAACGCATCCAATTGGTTTTGAAGTGCCATCAGTACTTCAAAAGGGAGACGTTTACGCGGCACGAACCTTTTCCTGTTTAGGCCGGGTGATGCCGTGTTTGCTCATCCAGTTGCGCAAATTGGCAGGGGTAGTGCCATAGCGCTCGGCGATAAAAAACTGGGTCGCACCATTGGCCAGCAAGGCTTCGATTTCGGGGCGGAACGGATCGAGCTTGCTCTTACCGGGCCCTTTGGGACGGCCTAGCGACATTCCGGAGGCTTTCTTTGCGCGTAAGGCTTCTTTCGTACGCTGCGAGATCAAATCCCGTTCGATCTCGGCAGCCATCGAAAACGCCATCGCAATGATCTTGCTTTGGATGCTTTGGTCAAGCCGCCAATTGCCTTTCACCGAATAGACATGGATACCCCGTTCCATGGCAATCGATAAAATTTCCATGCATTCCAACATACTCCGCCCTAACCTGGACATTTCGCTAACGACCAGGCTATCGCCTTTTTTAAGGTCTTCAATGATCTGGGCAATCTTGCGTTTATGCCAGGAGATTTTACCGGAGATCTTTTCTTCAAAGAATTTAACTTGTCCCAGGTTATAGTGATTGGCCAGCGTCAAAATATCCGCTTTGTTTTTCTCTACATCCTGGTCTGCGGTCGATACCCTCAGATAACCAATAGTCTGTGCCATCATCTTACCAAAACACCTTTAAAATTATTAAGGGTAAAGTAAACCCTAAAAACAATCTTTATAATAACCAAAATAAGATTGAAAACACAGTGCTTTTCTTTAACAAAAGCAGTCAGTAAAAACGAACGTTTTTAATGTTGTTTTTGACACCAACCATATTTTGAAAATGCCGGATAAATTCATTTAAAGTGAGAAAATCCGCCTGATAAAATCACCTAATGTGAGACGGCTTTAAGTCAGGTGCAATTAATGTGAGAAAAAGTGATTTTATAAAATCAATTAATTCGAGACGGAAATTAAGGATAAGTGCAAGAAATTGCGATTATGAAATCAAGAAACTACACCTACATATTGATTCTGGCGAATAAACAAGCGAGAATCCCTGACTGATCATCGGGAGGGTGGTGGGGAAATCGTGCAATCCCTGAGGCTAAAAGCCTGTCCGGCAGATAGAGTACCCCACTATCTGCACTTGCTAATGTAGTTCGAACGGTATCTTAGGCCTAGAGCCTGTATGCATAAGGTTGAACATAGCGGTGTATCTTGATCAATAACTTTTTTTGAAATTTAAAAAACACGGATAAGGCTGTGATTGAAAAAGATTTTAATATCGTCATCGGCGCAGATATTGCCAAAAAGAAATTCGATGTTGCTTGCCTTTTGGAAGGAAAATTTAAACATAAAGTCTTTACCAACGACGCCGTTGGTTTTGCTGATTTTGTCGCATGGTTTTTAAGCGGCGAATTCAACCCATAAATGCAACACCCAGCAAATTATAGGTATCAAGCCCGCCATTTTACAAAATACCTCCCAAGGTGTTTGGTAGTTTAAGGTTTTTCTAGGTTTATGGTTAAGCCCAGCTAAAGCTTTATTGGCATCGGCTTGGGTTACTTGATCCAGCGGCTTAGCTTTCGGAAAATATTGCCTCAATAAACCGCTGTGGTTTTCATTTAAACCGCGCTCCCAGGAATGATAGGGCTTGGCAAAATAGGTTTCACAATTCAATGCCTTAGCGATGTCTAGATGCCGACAAAATTCACGACCATTATCAAAAGTGATGGTGTGGACAAAAGCAGCGAAAGGCTTTAGGGCTTCAATAATTGCGTCCTTGGCCAACCCGGCCTCCTTGCGGATAATGGGAATGACGAGGTTCAGCTTGGACACTCGTTCGGTTAAAGTGACTAAAACCCCTTTATGACCTTTGCCTATGACCGTATCGGCTTCCCAATCACCTAAGCGGGTCTTTTCAGCCACTATGGCAGGGCGCTCGTCAATGTCTACGCGGCCAGGAAGGGTGCCGCGATAGCAGCAATTCCCATTTTAAAACCTTACGTTTTTCTAGGTATTTGATTTTCTCCATAGAGCATGAACCGCATCAAATGCTGCCAATTATCAAAAGGCATAAATTGAAGTAAGGTTCGGAATTGTTCGAAGAATGTCCGCCTGGAAGGTGCGGCATTGCGGACGGCACGGTAAGCCTCGTCGAGCCATTCAAGCACCGTATGAGTGAGGAAAGCCAATAAGTTGAGGGTTGCCAAGAAGTTGGACAACTGCTGTTTGCCGTGGGCAAAGTTATGCTCGAAATGATAGCCATGGTTCTTGAGGACATTGTTGTTTTCGTTCTCTATTTTCCAACGAGCGCGGCCCGCGGCGACCATCTCGATCACATTGTGTTCGTCGAGAGTGTGTGACGTTGCCCAGGCATTGCGGTAGACCACTTCTTGTTTGGCATTGAGGATCGTCACTTCGCACCAATTAACCATTAATGCATCGTCGCTATTGCGGAGAGGGACTTGATTGAAATACCGATAGCGTTCGGTCAATCGTTGTTTTCCGTTCCAACGGCTTTTCTCGAGCGTTTGAATCTCACCGATTCGGGTAAAATCGTCGAGCCATTCGTACAATAGCTCATGCGAATCAGGCTTGCAGACAAACAGAAAAGCCATGTTCTGCGCCCGCACGGCCTCACAAAACGGCTGGTGACAATATAAATCGTCACCCAGCACCGTAATGCCGCGGGGCGCGTAATGAGGCCCCCAATTCGTCAGCCAGCGCTTGGCCGCCGCCAGTTCGCAATCCTGTTTGTCCACGCCATCTTGGACGCGAACAAAT comes from Methylicorpusculum oleiharenae and encodes:
- a CDS encoding cytochrome c oxidase subunit 3, translated to MSTTAYYIPHKATWPIIGTGGLMLTLAGFANFLNGSSIGSTMMIMGFMTFIVMLAGWFSLQATESESGMYSTQVGISYRMGMMWFIFSEIMFFAVFFGTLWYTRNLSVPWLGGLGDGPGRSSHLLWENFTAQWPTNGPGEIGGEFEPMGAWGLPLLNTLILLTSGVTCTWAHHGLLAQKRDQLIKGLIATVALGFMFVAFQAIEYHEAYTEMGLTLGSGIYGSTFFMLTGFHGFHVCVGAIILSVVLFRSWRGHFKPENHFAFEAAAWYWHFVDVVWLGLFVFVYLL
- a CDS encoding twin transmembrane helix small protein codes for the protein MIIKILIGIAFIGIILSLGSALFHLVKRTEENSTKTVNALTVRITLSVLLFIFIFIAVVTGLIEPHGIGARLHNKTNQEEIKQ
- a CDS encoding SURF1 family protein; the protein is MNRKIRVKGFYIKSVPLIAYLCFLVLLLSLGNWQLTRSKEKALYISELNRNADLPKIPLTADLIETAKSLRFQAVEVTGHYDDQHQFLLDNQVRHGKVGYFVMTPFYLNGSTLSILVNRGWVPANPDRNQLPDITVHENQMTITGRINHFPGLGVKLKGAEIPTDTWPSVVQLIDSLVLAKKINRPLADFQIELQPESPDGYERSWHISVEITPEKHIAYAIQWFGLAVTLTVLFVWYSLKKSNE
- the ftsY gene encoding signal recognition particle-docking protein FtsY, whose product is MFRKITFLCFFIALLLVLFGTYERLSDAGLGCPEGPGCHSQLVNPDDLDFQQQLPVNEPVQGHEIIKVWKELGHFYLSGIVSVLAVILFLSAWFQTRHKLSAVLGASGILLLVTLQTFTGLINLGLNVMPEIASAHLVLGFFTVWMLFWLCLKTHPDLEKSEISGFSSAYFLSTFGILLLLLLILSGIWVTGTGSGMACSGFPHCNGKWWPEADYKVLLQVLGGMSAGNEAQVAINWLHRMTALISFIVLSSAVGAASTSNNAKRVRIASLSLAVLLLLQMMAAAFMVIANLPLWAVSMHSNLAFLLMLPLLAIRLYSRYEFKGETDLVQPKLAPVGEHKAPPVRVVPSEAIYREPEPESLYSRLKSQLQRTRTGLGSLLNAIPIGQKTIDDEVLEEIEANLLMADMGMDVTTFIINKLNSPAVKEQIKQGSTLSDVLKHELLTILKPCCEPLVIPKQEKPFVILVVGVNGAGKTTTIGKMAKRLQAQGHSVMLAAGDTFRAAAVEQLQTWGERNKIHVVAQHTGADSASVIFDGLQSAQAKGVDVLIADTAGRLHTKSNLMDELKKVKRIMTKLDEDAPHEVLLVLDAGTGQNALSQARQFNETVKLSGIALTKLDGTAKGGIIFALAKQHAIPIRYIGIGEGIDDLQDFDAEKFVDALFLTDN
- the ftsE gene encoding cell division ATP-binding protein FtsE, whose protein sequence is MLKFDHVCKRYPEVGDVLSDVTFHLKPGEFAFLTGHSGAGKSTLLKLIALMERCNRGNVLLDGQNLNKAKNRHIPYIRRKLGLIFQDFKLLNDRTVFDNVALPLVIAGHGHQEISRRVRASLDKVGLLGKEKKYPLTLSGGEQQRVGIARAVVNKPPLILADEPTGNLDPELSAEIMKLFEDFQQVGVTILIATHDIPLVKKMGHRVLKLDHGRMVAS
- the ftsX gene encoding permease-like cell division protein FtsX, with product MRKEYYRKTKAPVRKKSLASSLGDKLHAYMDIHAHAFFSSLGRLVRSPFSSIMTIAVMSIAIALSAGFYLFVANIQQLTDSFEDSNHLSVFLKEQVSDQTGAKLAETLRKHGNIQDTKLISRAQALTEFREYSGFGAAIDALDKNPLPAVIQVMPSSESMTQQQLEQLRNTLSQLPEVDQVQLDLEWVKRLQSILALAERGVTLLSTIFGMGVLFITGNTIRLELHNRREEVIIAKLVGATDRFISRPFLYTGFWLGLLSGITAWLIVTVMMMVLQTPVDELSKLYDGIFNVLYLGFTEVIVLFGISTLLGVSGAWLVLVYQLRQLNPE
- a CDS encoding ExeA family protein gives rise to the protein MYGEMMQYYGLVKDFDKTDYFETEAFKGVLGSLEIAVLSGGIIALTGIVGVGKTTIIRHFQDSLKKKNQVIVAKSLATDKPRVNINTLYTALFADLPTAKEFKVPTQAEIRERKLQELIRKINKPIAFFIDGAHDLHWRTLIGLKQLIETIEDAKGTLTIIMVGHPKLGNDLNRPAMEEIGARAKLFSLDSWGQQKQRYIEWVLEQCSKPKTPIHDIVAPDAINLLAERLITPLQICHYLTLALIKGATTGTKPVNVEIIEAVLSPDLNTLEPKLARQGYNTMALCEHLNARKSEIRAYFNGQLPAARVDEFNKEIHKLGIL
- a CDS encoding IS481 family transposase; the encoded protein is MALQNQLDALSPRNAKRQQLIEETCESFGVSASTVHRLLRNHQLPYLALRSDYNQPRCIPEADMRRYCELIAALKLRTTNKKGRHLSTRACINLLTKHGIETSEGLIKVEPGLLKLSTVSRYLKQWGYDKRTLAIEPPWTPFQAVHSNECWQFDFSPSDFKKPAFANTESKGDSHYMALAGVTDDRSGFCYQEYHLVKGEDAMTALLFLFNAMSPKKDKNCPFQGIPAVIYMDAGPVSKSRVFLWVMKQLGVEVRVHMPKGSDGRRTTARSKGKVERSFLTIKCSLETLYHLQQPESLEEANAWLHKYLQEYNAMDHRHEDHSRLDDWLLNLPSQGFREMCSWERFRTFAREPEQRKADSNGCVGIDGIRYQLSHEMAGQEVTLLWGLFDNELYVEFNNEKQGPFYPEEGPIPFGKFRKHKKSSVEVKADRIGQLAKAISLPSSALSDSKSSDQALLTQANILHLEKPNSTPFDDNPFLQTATFKNKLDAKTAIADYLGKPLSRLTDLQMAAINTILDESLDKKAVLEKVRAYFTLSSVERSGGD
- a CDS encoding recombinase family protein, with translation MMAQTIGYLRVSTADQDVEKNKADILTLANHYNLGQVKFFEEKISGKISWHKRKIAQIIEDLKKGDSLVVSEMSRLGRSMLECMEILSIAMERGIHVYSVKGNWRLDQSIQSKIIAMAFSMAAEIERDLISQRTKEALRAKKASGMSLGRPKGPGKSKLDPFRPEIEALLANGATQFFIAERYGTTPANLRNWMSKHGITRPKQEKVRAA